The proteins below come from a single Rosa rugosa chromosome 2, drRosRugo1.1, whole genome shotgun sequence genomic window:
- the LOC133734729 gene encoding scarecrow-like protein 21, which translates to MDSRQHFDFSETGAGYFAGSHPTVPNRLLGSLKLDIGNSPNSHFSTHFDSDTVTTLSDCQEQLSSTENLSGVSHSSNSPFETNSYISRLSLSPSVDCRRDSLQLSSGRASLLQDANCSPSIKYALQELESALMGPDEEEVTATNIFGETSRRKGQRSLLWNQERAGAHVMQRQTSFVSGHRQSEKRHKVLDEASPQGFPADNLRQLLIACAEALSDNNMDGFEKLIEKARGAVSISGEPIQRLGAYMVEGLVARKEASGSNIYRALRCREPESDDLLSYMQILYEICPYLKFGYMAANGAIADACRNEDRIHIIDFQIAQGTQWVTLLQALAARPSGAPHVRITGIDDPVSKYARGDGLEAVGRRLKAISEKFNIPVEFHGVPVFAPDVTPDMLDVRPGEALAVNFPLQLHHTPDESVDVNNPRDGLLRIVKSLSPKVTTLVEQESNTNTTPFLNRFIETLDYYLAMFESIDVTLPRNSKERINVEQHCLARDIVNVIACEGKERVERHELFGKWKSRLTMAGFRQYPLSSYVNSVIRSLLRCYSEHYKLEEKDGAMLLGWKERNLVSASAWH; encoded by the coding sequence ATGGACTCACGCCAGCATTTTGATTTCAGTGAAACTGGTGCAGGCTATTTTGCAGGTTCTCATCCCACTGTTCCTAACAGGTTGCTTGGGTCTTTGAAATTAGATATTGGTAACTCACCAAATTCACACTTTTCAACTCACTTTGATTCTGATACTGTTACTACGCTGAGTGACTGCCAGGAGCAACTTAGCTCCACAGAAAATCTCTCAGGAGTCAGCCATTCCTCTAACTCTCCATTTGAAACCAACAGTTATATTTCTCGGTTAAGCTTAAGCCCTTCTGTGGATTGTCGTCGAGACAGTCTGCAGCTCTCTTCTGGTAGGGCATCTTTGTTACAGGATGCAAATTGTAGCCCCAGTATAAAATACGCTTTGCAGGAATTGGAGAGTGCTTTAATGGGACCTGATGAAGAAGAGGTCACCGCAACAAACATTTTTGGGGAAACTAGCAGGCGGAAGGGACAGAGATCTCTGTTATGGAACCAGGAGCGCGCGGGTGCACATGTGATGCAGCGCCAGACTTCCTTTGTTTCAGGGCATAGACAGTCAGAGAAACGTCACAAGGTGCTTGATGAAGCATCTCCACAGGGTTTTCCGGCTGATAACCTGCGACAATTGCTGATTGCATGTGCTGAAGCACTTTCTGACAACAATATGGATGGTTTTGAGAAGTTGATTGAAAAGGCTAGAGGTGCTGTGTCTATCAGTGGAGAACCAATTCAGCGTCTTGGAGCTTACATGGTAGAAGGGCTGGTTGCAAGGAAGGAGGCTTCGGGCTCCAATATCTACCGTGCCCTCAGGTGCAGGGAGCCTGAAAGCGATGACTTGCTCTCATACATGCAAATTCTGTATGAGATCTGCCCCTATTTAAAGTTCGGTTACATGGCAGCCAATGGGGCCATTGCTGACGCCTGCAGAAATGAGGACCGTATCCACATTATAGACTTCCAGATTGCTCAGGGTACTCAATGGGTGACTCTCCTTCAAGCTCTTGCAGCAAGACCCAGTGGGGCTCCCCATGTACGAATTACAGGTATCGATGACCCTGTTTCTAAATATGCTCGTGGTGATGGCTTGGAGGCAGTAGGAAGACGGTTGAAAGCAATCTCTGAGAAATTTAACATCCCAGTTGAATTTCACGGGGTTCCAGTTTTTGCACCTGATGTCACACCGGACATGCTTGATGTCAGGCCTGGTGAGGCTCTAGCAGTGAACTTTCCCCTGCAGCTTCACCACACACCAGATGAAAGCGTTGATGTGAACAATCCAAGGGATGGGCTTCTGAGGATAGTCAAGTCACTATCTCCAAAGGTGACTACTTTGGTTGAGCAAGAATCAAACACGAATACAACCCCTTTCTTGAATCGGTTTATAGAGACTCTAGACTACTATTTGGCAATGTTTGAGTCTATTGACGTGACCCTGCCGAGGAACAGCAAGGAGAGGATCAACGTGGAGCAGCATTGTCTGGCTCGAGATATTGTAAATGTGATTGCCTGCGAAGGAAAGGAAAGGGTGGAACGCCACGAGCTCTTTGGAAAGTGGAAGTCCAGGTTGACAATGGCAGGATTTCGGCAATACCCATTAAGCTCATATGTCAACTCTGTCATAAGGAGTCTACTGAGGTGTTACTCAGAGCATTATAAGCTGGAGGAGAAGGATGGTGCTATGCTGTTGGGATGGAAGGAGAGGAACTTGGTATCAGCTTCTGCGTGGCACTGA
- the LOC133730869 gene encoding protein DA1-like — protein MDRLCRKQETPTPFGLRFEADMGTITGVTSCSRKGDSVNEYRTGIAILFGLPKIMTQAILAHEMMHVWFRSKGIRFGQVEGKLEEGMCQVIEGKLEEGMCQVIGWKWLDWLDSEITPSSSAATSHEQAQFLRNLVETYKFVVENHGSDEYGQGFREVQWAVARFGLETTINHMITRGKLPEECQSHPS, from the coding sequence ATGGATAGACTTTGCCGCAAGCAAGAAACTCCCACGCCTTTTGGGTTGCGTTTTGAGGCAGATATGGGCACCATCACCGGCGTTACAAGTTGTTCGCGGAAAGGGGATAGCGTTAATGAGTATAGAACCGGCATAGCAATTTTGTTCGGTTTGCCCAAGATTATGACGCAGGCAATCTTGGCTCATGAGATGATGCATGTATGGTTTCGATCGAAAGGTATCAGATTCGGGCAAGTGGAAGGGAAACTGGAAGAAGGAATGTGTCAAGTAATAGAAGGGAAACTGGAAGAAGGAATGTGTCAAGTAATAGGTTGGAAATGGTTGGATTGGCTGGACAGTGAAATTACCCCATCATCATCAGCAGCTACTAGTCATGAGCAGGCTCAGTTTCTGAGAAATTTAGTAGAAACATACAAGTTTGTGGTGGAAAATCATGGCTCTGATGAATACGGCCAAGGATTTAGAGAGGTTCAATGGGCAGTTGCAAGATTTGGCCTTGAAACTACAATTAATCATATGATTACAAGGGGAAAGCTTCCAGAAGAATGCCAGTCACACCCTAGCTAG
- the LOC133734730 gene encoding (-)-alpha-pinene synthase-like — protein MSMSLQAAVLSSNAKPEIIRRTANYHPSIWGDQFINCDSKDNISQARRQQQVEELKAVVKREVFKNLATDFSHQLKLIDAIQCLGVAYHFETEIEEALEHMHAKYHDYDGDLYNVALGFRLLRQQGYSVSCDIFNKFKDENGRFKECLIDDVSGMLSFYEAAHLRVRGEEILDEAVVFTTTNLESETIGVRYPLAAQVSQALHRPLRKDLERVCARRYMSIYQDEASHNEALLKLAKLDFNLVQSLHKEELSEITKWWKELDFARKLSFARDRMVELYFWIVGVYFEPHYSSARKILTKVIALVSVMDDIYDAFATFEELEIFTAAMERWDVKCMDDLPDYMQIFYSALLNVVSEIEEEMAKEGRSYRVYYVKESLKGVARAYFEEAKWFKDERIPTVEEYLRYAIFSTGYPMLATVSLVGMGDTVTEETFQWLFNDPKIVIASTTLFRLMDDAVTTKFEKERGHVASSIDCYMKQHGVSEEEVIEVFNKQVVDYWKDINEEFLRPTAVPMPVLLRVLNLTKVADLLYKGEDGYTRVGKVMKECVASHFIDPVPL, from the exons ATGTCAATGTCTCTCCAAGCAGCTGTTCTTTCATCAAATGCTAAGCCTGAAATTATTCGCAGGACGGCAAATTATCACCCTAGTATTTGGGGAGATCAGTTCATCAACTGCGATTCCAAAGACAAT ATAAGTCAAGCCCGTAGGCAACAACAAGTCGAGGAGCTGAAAGCAGTAGTGAAGAGAGAAGTATTCAAAAATCTGGCAACTGATTTTTCACATCAACTGAAGTTAATCGATGCAATCCAGTGCCTTGGTGTGGCTTACCATTTTGAAACCGAAATAGAAGAAGCCCTAGAGCATATGCATGCTAAATATCATGACTATGATGGTGACCTATACAATGTTGCTCTTGGATTTCGGCTACTCAGGCAGCAAGGATACAGTGTTTCATGTG ATATATTCAACAAATTCAAAGATGAAAATGGTAGATTCAAGGAATGTTTAATCGATGATGTGTCGGGTATGCTAAGCTTTTACGAAGCAGCACATCTTAGGGTGCGGGGAGAAGAGATACTAGACGAGGCTGTTGTTTTCACCACCACCAACCTTGAGTCGGAAACAATTGGTGTAAGGTACCCACTAGCAGCACAAGTAAGTCAGGCCTTACATAGACCTCTCCGGAAAGATTTAGAGAGGGTTTGTGCTAGGCGGTACATGTCAATATACCAAGATGAAGCTTCACACAATGAAGCTTTGCTGAAACTTGCCAAGTTGGATTTCAATCTCGTTCAATCTTTGCACAAAGAAGAGCTCAGTGAGATTACTAA GTGGTGGAAGGAGCTAGACTTTGCCAGGAAGCTGTCATTTGCAAGAGATAGGATGGTGGAGTTGTACTTTTGGATAGTGGGAGTTTACTTTGAACCCCACTACTCTTCTGCACGAAAAATTCTAACAAAAGTGATTGCGCTGGTATCAGTAATGGATGATATCTACGATGCATTCGCTACCTTTGAAGAATTGGAGATATTTACTGCAGCTATGGAGAG GTGGGATGTCAAATGCATGGATGACCTCCCAGACTATATGCAAATATTTTATAGTGCACTTTTGAATGTGGTCAGTGAAATTGAGGAAGAGATGGCAAAGGAAGGAAGATCATACCGAGTTTATTATGTAAAGGAATCT TTGAAAGGTGTCGCTCGAGCTTACTTTGAAGAGGCTAAATGGTTCAAAGACGAGCGAATCCCAACCGTGGAGGAGTATTTACGTTATGCAATATTTTCAACCGGTTACCCTATGCTGGCAACTGTATCCTTGGTCGGCATGGGAGATACTGTAACAGAGGAGACATTTCAATGGCTGTTCAATGATCCTAAAATTGTCATAGCTTCCACAACACTTTTTCGACTCATGGATGACGCTGTCACCACCAAG TTTGAGAAAGAACGAGGGCATGTTGCTTCGAGTATTGATTGCTACATGAAACAACATGGGGTCTCAGAGGAAGAGGTGATTGAGGTGTTTAACAAGCAGGTTGTGGATTACTGGAAAGATATAAACGAAGAGTTTCTAAGGCCAACTGCTGTTCCAATGCCTGTGCTTTTGCGTGTTCTTAACTTAACAAAAGTAGCTGATCTGCTTTACAAAGGAGAAGACGGCTACACCCGTGTTGGAAAAGTTATGAAAGAATGTGTTGCTTCACATTTCATTGATCCTGTGCCACTATGA
- the LOC133734731 gene encoding uncharacterized protein LOC133734731: MSMKFFLISCCGVTLTARATRPGSSPSMSPSAPGKKISPSRGGVSSSSPARGNARGKVSSSSPSRRGMSSTSSRRRGPAGHGFSNPRVVAVRQTRSELGLAPTAQRLPRRKSGRPVGSAASALPYAEWTPSLCTIAEDNVVVVRRSVGDRTPSIERAVNGKSGREMSRVQSRSHTDDYGRASVTVIPAFTPTPFLF; the protein is encoded by the exons ATGAGCATGAAGTTCTTCTTGATTTCATGTTGCGGAGTCACGTTGACCGCGCGCGCGACGCGACCCGGTTCTTCTCCTTCTATGTCGCCTTCCGCTCCCGGAAAGAAGATATCCCCCTCGCGCGGAGGAGTGTCGTCTTCGTCTCCCGCACGCGGAAACGCCCGCGGGAAAGTGTCGTCTTCATCCCCCTCGCGCAGAGGGATGTCGTCTACATCTTCCCGGCGGCGGGGGCCTGCAGGGCACGGATTTTCTAATCCGCGCGTTGTTGCTGTCAGACAGACGAGGTCGGAACTTGGGTTGGCACCGACAGCACAGCGGCTGCCGCGGCGGAAGAGCGGGAGGCCGGTGGGGTCGGCGGCTTCGGCCTTGCCTTATGCCGAGTGGACGCCGTCGCTGTGCACGATCGCCGAGGACAACGTCGTTGTCGTGAGGAGATCCGTTGGGGATCGGACGCCCAGCATTGAGCGAGCGGTTAACGGAAAGAGTGGTAGAGAAATGTCGCGAGTTCAAAGCCGCAGCCACACCGATGATTACGG GCGAGCTTCAGTCACAGTTATTCCGGCGTTTACTCCAACGCCGTTCTTGTTTTGA
- the LOC133734736 gene encoding organelle RRM domain-containing protein 2, mitochondrial, whose translation MPLTMRAAAAAAAGPTRGLRRLFSTGFVPPMNSPPPNPRVEAEPSTNLFVSGLNKRTTSEGLHKAFSAFGEVVQARVVTDRVSGFSKGFGFVRYSTLEDAAKGKQGMDGQFLDGWVIFAEYARPRTTTPPPENNSTQYGRY comes from the exons ATGCCTTTGACTATGAGAGCGGCGGCGGCAGCGGCGGCGGGGCCCACTCGCGGCTTGAGACGGCTGTTCTCGACTGGCTTCGTTCCTCCGATGAACTCTCCGCCGCCTAATCCTCGAGTAGAGGCCGAACCGAGCACCAACCTCTTCGTCTCCG GGCTTAACAAGCGTACTACCTCAGAAGGACTACATAAAGCCTTTTCTGCGTTTGGTGAAGTAGTTCAAG CTCGAGTGGTGACTGATCGGGTATCAGGATTCTCCAAGGGATTTGGTTTTGTAAGGTATTCAACCTTAGAAGATGCTGCCAAAGGCAAACAAGGCATGGATGGACAG TTTCTGGATGGTTGGGTTATATTTGCTGAATATGCAAGGCCCAGAACAACTACACCACCTCCTGAGAACAATTCGACTCAGTATGGCCGTTACTAA